From the Synechococcus sp. HK01-R genome, one window contains:
- a CDS encoding glycosyltransferase, protein MLAPTRRAASETFIRANLEGLPFQVTAGFGDECPLGRPLALAYGLAIVLSKLLTRLHLLRLAGMPAALVTWLLIRWKRPEAVLVDFGFEAVRVMEACAWTGVPLVVHFRGSDASARGRLGLLRGRYRRLLAIAAGVVVKSRPMAETLLALGARPERLLISPSGANARLFHGSHPAEMPPVLLAVGRFVAKKGPLHTIRAFALVCEALGAAMPTLALWMVGEGPLLSEARALVRSLDLEGRVHFLGVRGQDEVAQLMRQVRGFVQHSLVAPDGDSEGNPVAVMEAQLSGLPVVATRHAGIPEVVLDGESGLLVDEGDEQAMAEAITRLVVDPALAARLGDCGRRRIQEGFTIDHHLRQLSDLLLQVMTEVEP, encoded by the coding sequence ATGCTGGCGCCCACCCGTCGCGCCGCCAGCGAGACCTTCATCCGCGCCAACCTGGAGGGTTTGCCCTTCCAGGTCACGGCCGGTTTCGGGGACGAATGTCCCCTGGGTCGTCCCCTTGCTCTGGCCTATGGCCTGGCGATTGTGCTCAGCAAGCTTCTCACCCGCTTGCATCTGTTGCGTCTCGCGGGGATGCCCGCTGCTCTCGTGACTTGGCTGCTGATTCGCTGGAAGCGCCCTGAAGCGGTGCTGGTGGACTTCGGGTTTGAGGCGGTGCGGGTGATGGAGGCCTGCGCCTGGACCGGCGTTCCACTGGTGGTGCATTTCCGCGGATCGGACGCATCAGCCCGAGGCCGCCTTGGTTTGCTGAGGGGCCGCTACCGGCGGCTGCTGGCGATCGCCGCTGGGGTGGTGGTGAAATCACGGCCGATGGCCGAAACGCTCCTGGCCCTGGGTGCTCGCCCGGAGCGGCTGTTGATCAGTCCCTCGGGAGCTAATGCCCGGCTGTTCCATGGCAGCCATCCGGCCGAGATGCCACCGGTGTTGCTGGCGGTGGGGCGCTTCGTAGCGAAGAAGGGGCCTTTGCACACAATTCGTGCCTTTGCGCTGGTGTGTGAGGCCCTGGGGGCTGCAATGCCGACCTTGGCGCTCTGGATGGTGGGCGAGGGTCCGTTGCTGAGCGAGGCTCGCGCCCTGGTGAGGTCGTTGGACCTAGAGGGGCGAGTGCATTTCCTCGGCGTCCGCGGGCAGGACGAGGTGGCGCAGCTGATGCGGCAGGTGCGGGGCTTTGTGCAGCACTCCCTTGTGGCGCCTGACGGCGATAGCGAGGGCAATCCAGTGGCAGTGATGGAGGCGCAGCTCAGTGGGCTGCCGGTGGTGGCCACGCGCCATGCCGGCATTCCTGAGGTAGTGCTCGATGGCGAGAGCGGCCTGTTGGTGGACGAGGGGGATGAGCAGGCGATGGCCGAGGCGATCACGCGCCTGGTCGTCGATCCAGCCCTGGCGGCACGTCTGGGAGACTGCGGTCGGCGCCGCATCCAGGAGGGGTTCACGATCGACCACCACCTCCGCCAGCTCTCCGACCTGCTGTTGCAGGTGATGACGGAGGTTGAGCCATGA
- a CDS encoding sulfotransferase → MSRRLLLIRGLGHSGTTILDLALGAHPQVVGLGEAVRILATPGAGEEKRGPAQLRGDLRFQRRCTCGALAADCAVWGPLLAWLPAHEAQPLADKMQHLMTSLEAATEAAPTWVVDSYQGDFVLPFDQDDELEIRILHLTRDVRSWVHSRSRDGRQRGQWLPCLKPLLRWCRINARHERWLRRCGKPVFRLGYEELALQPEPSLRRLCAWLEIPFDQRMLAPASHSSSHVLAGNRVRFDPERSASIHYDGAWMAAPAGLAQLALALPWVAALNRRLVYSATEDPAGADLPAPR, encoded by the coding sequence ATGAGCCGCAGACTTCTGCTGATCCGCGGCCTCGGCCATAGCGGCACCACGATTCTCGACTTGGCCCTCGGGGCCCATCCCCAGGTGGTGGGTCTGGGGGAAGCCGTCAGGATCCTGGCGACACCGGGTGCTGGTGAGGAGAAGCGCGGGCCTGCTCAGCTGCGCGGTGATCTGCGTTTTCAGCGCCGCTGCACCTGCGGAGCGCTTGCCGCCGACTGTGCGGTCTGGGGGCCGCTGCTTGCTTGGCTTCCCGCCCATGAAGCTCAGCCCTTGGCCGACAAGATGCAGCATCTGATGACCTCCTTGGAGGCAGCCACTGAGGCAGCGCCCACCTGGGTCGTGGATTCCTACCAGGGGGATTTCGTCTTGCCCTTTGATCAGGATGACGAGCTCGAGATTCGCATCCTGCATCTCACCCGCGACGTGCGTTCGTGGGTCCATTCCCGTTCCCGGGATGGGCGTCAGCGGGGCCAGTGGCTTCCTTGTCTGAAACCGTTGCTGCGCTGGTGCCGGATCAATGCTCGCCATGAGCGCTGGTTGCGCCGCTGTGGCAAGCCTGTGTTCCGGCTGGGTTATGAGGAGCTGGCCCTGCAGCCGGAGCCAAGCCTGCGCCGCCTTTGCGCCTGGCTGGAGATCCCATTCGATCAGCGGATGCTGGCACCCGCTAGCCATAGCAGCAGCCACGTGCTCGCTGGCAATCGGGTGCGTTTTGATCCGGAGCGCAGCGCTTCGATCCATTACGACGGCGCCTGGATGGCAGCCCCTGCAGGTTTGGCCCAGCTGGCCCTGGCCCTGCCTTGGGTGGCGGCCCTCAACCGCCGGCTTGTTTATTCCGCCACGGAGGATCCAGCGGGAGCCGACTTGCCAGCACCTCGGTAG